CAATAGAAGAAAATGCGCAGGCAATGGCCGAGCGGGGCAGGTAACGACCGGGCACGCCCCGACGGATGGTCCGACGGACAGGAGTGCGCACCGTGAAGCGTCCCAGGAGAGCGAGCGTCCTCGTCGCAGCCGCCGGCTGGCTGGTCATCTCCCTTGCCCTGAACGGCTGTTCATCCGGGGACGACGCCGAGGCGGACCGGGCCGGCGGAGCGAAAGTGGTGGCACCGGGCAAGCCGGGCGAGCAGGCGAGGACCCTCACCGCCGACGAGGCCAGGAAGGCGCGCGGCGACGACTCCCCCAACTCCGCCGACTTCGCCTACATCCAGATGATGATCCCGCACCACCGCCAGGCGTTGGTGATGACGGCCCTGGCGAAGCGGTACGCCCATGACGAGCGGGTCGGACGGCTGGCCGAGCGGATCGCCGCTGGCCAGAGGCCTGAAATCGGCGCCATGGAAGGCTGGTTGACCGGCTTCGGCGGGCCGCGCACGGCGGGCGGGCACCATCATCACGGGGAGATGCCCGGGATGGCGACCGGCGCCCAGCTCGCCCAACTGCGGGCGGCGCGTGGCGAGAAGTTCGACGCGCTCTTCCTGAAGTTGATGATCGCGCACCATCAGGGCGCGGTGTCGATGGCCACGGAGCTGCTCTCCGGGGGCAGGAACACCCTGGCGGAGGAGATGGCCAACGAGGTCATCGCGCAGCAGAGCGCGGAGA
This portion of the Streptomyces caniferus genome encodes:
- a CDS encoding DUF305 domain-containing protein encodes the protein MVRRTGVRTVKRPRRASVLVAAAGWLVISLALNGCSSGDDAEADRAGGAKVVAPGKPGEQARTLTADEARKARGDDSPNSADFAYIQMMIPHHRQALVMTALAKRYAHDERVGRLAERIAAGQRPEIGAMEGWLTGFGGPRTAGGHHHHGEMPGMATGAQLAQLRAARGEKFDALFLKLMIAHHQGAVSMATELLSGGRNTLAEEMANEVIAQQSAEIGRMRRMQRA